Proteins encoded in a region of the Elizabethkingia bruuniana genome:
- a CDS encoding LytR/AlgR family response regulator transcription factor, translated as MNCIIVDDEPLAREEMRSLINEISPVEILGEFSNALTALSFLKDNKTDLIFLDIQMPKVTGLEFAEMVPEETLIVFTTAYPQYALKSYELDAIDYLLKPIEKQRLKKAIDKAASYKDLFSQTTVKNTIEGSNDASLMIKADKRYYKIQLDDILFIEGLKDYVVIYTQNQKLITAMNLKTIHQKISSPLFLRVSKSYVVNMQHIESFDSHTIYIGEHEIPIGEVYRSDFFDKYSGGLIAGN; from the coding sequence ATGAACTGTATAATTGTAGATGACGAGCCATTGGCAAGAGAAGAGATGAGATCATTAATTAATGAAATATCTCCTGTTGAAATATTGGGAGAATTTTCTAATGCTCTCACGGCCCTTAGCTTTCTTAAAGATAATAAGACTGATCTGATATTTCTGGATATACAGATGCCTAAAGTAACAGGACTTGAATTTGCAGAAATGGTTCCTGAAGAAACTCTGATTGTCTTTACAACCGCCTACCCTCAATATGCACTGAAAAGCTATGAACTGGATGCTATAGATTATCTATTGAAACCAATAGAAAAACAAAGATTAAAAAAAGCGATTGATAAAGCTGCTTCATATAAAGATTTGTTCTCTCAGACTACAGTAAAGAATACAATTGAAGGCAGTAATGATGCTTCCCTGATGATAAAGGCAGATAAGAGGTATTATAAAATCCAGCTCGATGATATCCTCTTTATTGAGGGCTTAAAAGATTATGTCGTTATTTATACACAAAACCAGAAGCTTATTACAGCTATGAATCTTAAAACTATTCATCAAAAGATTTCATCACCCCTTTTTCTGCGGGTTAGTAAATCTTATGTGGTAAATATGCAGCATATTGAATCATTCGACAGCCATACCATTTATATTGGCGAACATGAAATTCCTATTGGTGAGGTATACAGAAGTGATTTTTTTGACAAATATTCCGGCGGGCTTATAGCTGGCAACTAG
- a CDS encoding sensor histidine kinase, with translation MEDTRDIQINGFIKFLVEDRYRIIRHLIFLIGLFLLFYSSNSKLTSYSPQIYKFYMVLLGWSVFITMFYVNMYILVPFFFFKSRYLLYIILLIVLVTASLSFIGYIINNTFPVYKIDNTTFKLRQDKSLYNGIIISTPIILMTTTLKLLQRWVKDKERISELKNLSLSMELDVLKNQINPHFLFNMLNNIKALIRKNPEKATEILMKLSGFLRYQLYENNDKTTPLTLEINSLSNFLNFEELRRENFTAVINHNQDIQSFNHIFIPPNLFTTFVENAVKHSVDLTDNNTYITLDFAVENSKLIFTCRNSRSQDSPLESTKYSGLGLKNIKRRLELLYHDQYCLNIMSTETEYIVNLTIPLSL, from the coding sequence ATGGAAGATACCCGGGACATTCAGATCAATGGTTTTATTAAATTTCTTGTAGAAGACCGCTACAGAATTATCCGACATCTTATTTTTCTCATCGGACTTTTCCTTTTATTTTACAGCAGCAATTCAAAACTAACCTCCTATTCTCCGCAAATTTATAAATTCTATATGGTCTTGTTAGGCTGGTCTGTTTTTATCACCATGTTTTATGTCAACATGTATATTCTAGTGCCCTTTTTCTTTTTCAAATCCAGATATCTTCTTTATATCATCCTTCTTATTGTATTGGTTACTGCCAGTCTGTCTTTTATAGGTTATATCATTAACAATACTTTTCCGGTTTATAAAATCGACAATACAACTTTTAAATTACGTCAGGATAAAAGCTTATACAACGGAATTATTATTTCAACACCGATTATTTTAATGACTACAACTTTAAAGCTTCTCCAAAGATGGGTAAAAGATAAAGAACGAATTTCCGAACTTAAAAATCTTTCTTTGTCAATGGAACTGGATGTACTAAAAAATCAGATTAATCCACATTTTCTTTTCAATATGCTGAATAATATAAAAGCACTAATCAGAAAGAATCCGGAAAAGGCAACCGAGATTCTCATGAAACTTTCAGGCTTTCTGCGTTATCAGCTTTATGAAAACAATGATAAAACAACTCCGCTTACCCTCGAAATAAATTCACTTTCTAATTTTCTTAATTTCGAAGAACTGAGACGTGAAAATTTTACTGCTGTTATTAATCACAATCAGGATATTCAGTCCTTCAATCATATTTTCATTCCGCCTAATTTGTTTACTACTTTTGTAGAAAATGCTGTTAAGCATAGTGTAGATCTTACTGATAATAACACCTATATTACCCTTGATTTCGCTGTAGAAAACTCTAAATTGATTTTTACATGCAGAAATTCCAGAAGTCAGGATTCGCCCCTAGAGAGTACCAAATATAGTGGCTTAGGTCTTAAAAATATTAAACGAAGGCTGGAATTATTGTATCATGATCAATACTGTCTGAATATTATGTCGACAGAAACAGAATATATTGTAAATTTAACAATACCCCTATCTTTATGA
- a CDS encoding DUF6268 family outer membrane beta-barrel protein — MMKKILLMGGALLFPMLSFSQKKDSAAPAKKVLSYFADRFPVTRVINVEYNQVTPYNYTLKLLDKDLPEGKVNNLYQLKASANIHFIKRPKWMLGTTLSYQYTSMNINKSGMLSGGPGSENINFQYHTEALNLSYFSKLFKKNIVYSGSLMVDGSDRKFEKIRGVISGTMVLKATPETQMTLGLIAFLDPSSVFSIVPSFAYRHQFANGLIADVLLPKGLYVRKEVFSQNGRVSLGSELDNTFFYLYNFNNSSKTYSFSQLEINSGLTYEHNLGSFFIATLKTGIKTIPIAQAFEKNKKMKDYIFDAKPEASFYFNIGISFNPFAKAKNKRF, encoded by the coding sequence ATGATGAAAAAAATATTATTAATGGGGGGAGCTTTACTGTTTCCTATGCTTTCTTTTTCTCAGAAGAAAGATAGTGCAGCCCCTGCAAAAAAAGTACTCTCTTATTTTGCTGACAGATTTCCGGTAACACGTGTGATTAATGTAGAATACAATCAGGTAACGCCATATAATTATACCCTGAAACTTCTGGATAAAGATTTACCCGAAGGTAAAGTCAATAATCTGTATCAACTGAAAGCGAGTGCTAATATTCATTTCATAAAGAGACCCAAATGGATGCTGGGGACAACACTATCTTACCAGTATACATCTATGAATATTAACAAATCCGGTATGTTGTCCGGAGGTCCAGGATCAGAAAATATAAATTTCCAATACCATACAGAAGCTCTTAACCTATCCTATTTTTCAAAGCTATTTAAAAAAAATATTGTATACTCAGGAAGTCTTATGGTTGACGGAAGTGACCGGAAATTTGAAAAAATACGCGGGGTTATTTCAGGCACCATGGTACTAAAGGCAACACCAGAAACTCAGATGACTTTAGGGCTTATTGCTTTTCTGGATCCCAGCTCAGTATTTTCTATTGTGCCTTCCTTTGCATACAGGCATCAGTTTGCCAATGGCTTAATAGCCGATGTTTTATTACCCAAAGGTTTATATGTAAGAAAAGAAGTGTTTTCACAGAACGGAAGAGTTTCGCTAGGCTCAGAACTAGATAATACATTCTTTTATTTATATAATTTTAATAACTCGAGCAAAACATATAGTTTTAGCCAGCTTGAAATTAATTCAGGGCTAACTTATGAGCATAATCTCGGAAGCTTTTTTATAGCTACACTAAAAACAGGAATTAAAACGATTCCTATAGCTCAGGCATTTGAGAAAAATAAAAAAATGAAAGATTATATTTTCGATGCGAAACCAGAGGCTTCTTTTTATTTTAATATAGGGATTTCCTTTAATCCTTTTGCAAAAGCTAAGAATAAACGTTTCTGA
- the mtgA gene encoding monofunctional biosynthetic peptidoglycan transglycosylase, which translates to MWKFIKRVIFIVIVFNILAVIWGRFFNPPITFIQLGGLAEYGKLDRDYISFDEMGDNVKLAVIASEDQNYFKHNGFDFKAIERAMKHNEKKNKKTVQGGSTISQQTAKNIFLWNGRSWVRKGLEVVYTFIIEHLWNKDIILERYLNSIEMGRGVFGVEAASKYYFNKSAKDLTKSEAAWIAAVLPNPKKYDPKNPSPYLQKKHSWIMKQMGYMKLN; encoded by the coding sequence ATGTGGAAGTTTATTAAAAGAGTTATTTTTATTGTTATTGTCTTCAATATACTGGCAGTAATCTGGGGACGATTTTTTAATCCGCCTATTACTTTTATACAGCTGGGAGGGCTTGCAGAATACGGAAAATTAGACCGCGATTATATTTCGTTTGACGAAATGGGAGATAATGTAAAGCTTGCTGTAATAGCCAGTGAAGATCAGAACTACTTCAAACACAATGGTTTCGACTTCAAAGCGATAGAAAGAGCTATGAAGCACAATGAAAAGAAAAATAAGAAAACCGTTCAGGGCGGTAGTACAATTTCCCAGCAGACAGCCAAGAACATATTCCTGTGGAACGGGAGAAGCTGGGTGCGGAAAGGTCTTGAGGTTGTATATACTTTTATTATAGAGCATCTTTGGAATAAAGATATTATTCTGGAACGTTACCTTAACTCTATTGAAATGGGGCGAGGGGTATTTGGTGTAGAAGCTGCTTCTAAATACTATTTTAATAAATCTGCAAAAGATTTAACCAAAAGTGAAGCTGCCTGGATTGCAGCTGTGTTACCAAATCCAAAGAAATATGATCCTAAAAATCCATCGCCGTACTTACAGAAAAAGCATAGCTGGATTATGAAACAAATGGGTTATATGAAGTTAAATTGA